The Mycolicibacterium parafortuitum nucleotide sequence GGCATCGCGCCGACCCCGGGCTCTCGGAGGCCGAACTGCAGATCGTCGAGCGGCGCGCGGCCGAAGAGGGGCTGTGTGCGCTGGGACTGCGGTTCAGCGAGGACCCGTTGGCGCCGCGCGCGCGGTTCGCGACGCTGAAGAAGCGTCTCGGCGACGCGTTCGAGGTCATCGAGATCGACTCCGCGAAGGGCAATGAGCACGGTTTCGGGCGCAGCGCGCACTCGGTGCTGACGCTGGAGGTCCGCGAGTTCGCGGGGCACCCGGCCTACGAGGCGCGCAAGCGGGTCGTCGAGTTCCTCACCGAGCGGCTGGTTTAGCGGCGTCGGAGGACTGCTTCGGACGTCCGGGCAGGATCCGGCGCCACCACGGGACCTCCCGGGCGGCGGCGTCGTCCTCGGGTTCCCCGCCGGTACCGGTGATCGACTCCATCGGCGCGTCCCGGTACACCACCCGGTAGACGCTGATCGTCGTCACGATCACGATCATCAGCACCGGTCCCAGCACGATGCCCCAGAACCCGAACATCTGCAGCCCGGCGAAGACCGCGAGCAGCATCAGCGCCGGCTGCAGATGCGCGCTGCGGGGGACCAGGAACGGCCGCAGCACATTGTCGATGTTCGTCACCACGAGCAGATGGAACAGCACCACGAAGATGCCGCCCACCGTGTTGCCGAACACCACCATGACGATGCCCGCCGGAATGGTGACGATCCCGCCGCCCAGCGGGATGAACGACAGCACGGTCAGGAAGATCACGAACATGAAGAAGCCGTCGTGCAGGCCGGCGATGTAGAGCGAGGCCGCCCCAGCGACGCCCTGGCAGACCGCGATGATGAACTGCCCCTGGACGGTGGCCTTGACCATCGCGCCGACCTTGGCCAGGTAGATGTCGGCGACCTCCTCGCCGAGCGGGTTCAGGTCGCGGAACAACTCGACGACCTTGGGGCCGTTGGTCAGCAGCGCCAGGAACACGTAGAGGAAGATGATCAGGCCGGTCACCGTCGAGACGATGCTGCCCGCCGACTCCCGCGCGAAGCTCAGCGCGAGTTCCCCGCCCTTCTGGCCGACCGTCGTCATCGCGTCGCGCACCGACTCGGGCGTCAGCGTGAAGTCGACGAACGGGACCCGGGCCAGCAGTTCGTTGGCCGAGTTCAGCAGCCGATGCGCCAGCGCGGTGAAGTCGGTCTCCTCGACCCAGTGGCCGATTCCGGTGACCATCTGGCTGATCTGCAGGAAGGCCAGGAACACCACACCGGACAGTGGCAGCGCCACCGTCGCGATCGCGGCCAGCAGCGTGATGGTCGCGGACAGGCCCACGTTGAGCCGGCCGCGCAGCCGTCGGTACAGCGGCCGGAACAGGTAGGCCAGCACGGCGGCCACCGCGATCAACAGCAGGTAGCCACGCAGGAAGTACGCGGCGAAGGCGAGGGCGAGCACCGTCAGCACCGCCAGCGCACGCTTCTGCGTGACGGTGAAGTCGTCCCTCATGGGCGCACACTATCCGGTGTTGACCCGTGGAGGACTCTGTGTCGACAAGAACTTCATCGCCAGCCGGTTCAGCATCACCGGCGCCATCCGTGACAGCACCCATTGCGCATGCGCCACAGCGGGTTTGACCACGATCGCCTTGTTGCGTTCGATCGCGCGCAACACGTCGGCGGCGAGCCGGTCCGGGTCGTAGGCCCGGCCGCCCTGGTTGCGGAGGAAGAAGTCGCGCCCGGCGAACGACCCGACCGCACCCTTGTCGAGGATCGGGGTCTCGACGGCGGCCGGGCACACGGCCAGCACACCGACCCCGCGCGGGACGGCCTCCGACCGCAGCGCCATCGACAGCCCCACCACCGCGTGCTTGGTGGCCACGTAACTCGTCAGGTGCCCCGCGGCGGCGAGGCCGGCCATCGACGCGGTGTTGACGATGTGACCGTGGCCCTGCCGCAGCATCTGCGGATATGCGGCCGCGACGCCGTGCACGACGCCGCGGATGTTGATGTCGATGATCGCGTTCCACTGGTCGAGGGTGAGCAGTTCGGTCTCACCGCCCCAGACGATCCCGGCGTTGTTGAACATCAGGTCCAGCCGCCCGGTGCGCGCGACGACGTCGTCGACCGCCTGCTGCACGGCTGCGCCGTCGGTGACGTCCAACCGCGCCGCGCGGGCCCGCGGACTGAGCGTGGCCACCACCCGGTTCGCGGCGAGTTCGTCGATGTCGGTGCAGACCACGTGCGCACCCGCATCGTCGAGGGCGCGGCACAGCGCCGCGCCGATGCCCGACCCGCCACCGGTGACGACCGCCTGCTTGCCCGCGAAGTTCACGCGGAGGGCTCCATCAACCGCATCACGTGGCCCATCACGTCCGGATAGCGCTTCAGATGGGCGCCGCCGTTGATGTCGAGCACCTCACCGGTCAGCCACGACGACCCGGGCGAGCACAGGTAGACGACGGCCTCGGCGATGTCCTCCGGGCTGCCGGCGCGGCCGAGCGCGGTGTTGTCCACGTAGTCCTCGACCACACCGGGTACCGCGGCCGCCGCGGCGGTCAGCGGGGTGTGTACGAAGCCGGGCGCCACGGCGTTGACCCTGATGCCGCGCGGCCCCATCTCCAGCGCGGCGACCTGGGTGAGCATCGACAGGCCGGCCTTGGCCGCGCAGTATGCGCTCATCCCCGCGGCGGGCTGGCGGCCGTTGAGCGAGCTGATGTGCACCAGCGAGCCGCCGGCGCGCAGCTGCCTGCCGGCGTGTTTGGTGATGATGAACGCACCGTTGAGGCACACGTCGATGACGGCGCGGAAGTCGGCGGCGGGCATCTCGGTGATCAGCCCGACGTTGCTGAATCCAGCGCAGTTGACCGCGATGTCGAGCGCGCCGATCCCGTCGAAGAGCCGTTGCACCGAGTCTTCGTCGGTGACGTCGACGGCGGCGGCGGAGTGGCCCGGGCCCAGCTCGGCCGCGCGTTCCCGAGCGCCGTCGGCGTTCAGGTCGGCGATCGTGACGAGGCAGCCCTGCCGGGCCAGCGCCTGGGCGCTCGCCCAGCCGATGCCCGAGGCTCCGCCGACGATGACCGCCGTCCGGTCGTTACTGTTGCTCATCCAGTTGGCCCTTCGACTGCGAATAGAACGTGTTCTAAGGTCACACCCGGCGGGTGAAAGCGCAATAGTCGGGGGCAGACTCGGCACCATGACCGAGTTGAAGCGATCCGAGTCGATTTCCGTGGCCGTTCCGCCCGAGCAGCTTTACGCCCTCGTGTCCGATGTGACCCGGACAGGGGAGTGGAGCCCGGTGTGCAAGTCCTGCTGGTGGGACGAGGGTGCGGGGCCGCACGTCGGGGCCGTTTTCACCGGACGCAACGAAACACCGGAGCGCACCTGGGAGACCCGCTGCCGAGTCGTCGCCGCAGAGCCCGGTCGCCAGTTTGCGTGGGAGGTCAACGACGGGTGGGTGCGCTGGGGTTACACGCTCGAAGCCGACGGTGACGGCACATTGCTGACTGAGCATTGGGAGTTTCTGCCCAAGGGCATCGAGGGTTTCCGTGAACGTTTCGGCGATACCGCGCAGGCGGAGATCACCAAACGCAGCGACGCTGCCCGCGACGGGATCCCGGCCACGCTCGCGGCGATCAAGGCAGTCGCCGAAGCGCACTGAGCCGGTCAATCAGCAAACGGCGCCTGAGCGCAATCGATCTGGGTTAGCGTCGGATTGTCAGCGGTGTCAGCGGGCATGGGAGCGCCGTGAACGATGGACGACCCCGGGTTCCGGGGGGCCTTGTGGTGGTGCCGTTCGTGCTCACGGGCGTACTGGCGGTGGCGCTGGCTGTCGGCCAGGGCCGAGGGTGGCTGCATCTGGTAGACGACCTCCTCATCGTGGCCCTGTCCAGTTTCACCGCGGCGTGTGCGGTGATGGCGGCAAAATCCGCGGAGGGTCGGCAGCGCCGCGCGTGGGCCACCATGGGGGCCGCGATCGGTGCCTGGGCGCTCGCGGACCTGATCTGGCTGATTTGCGAACACGTACTGCACATCGATCCGTATCCGTCCCCGGCGGACGTCTTCTATCTGGCCTTCTGCGTCCTCGCGATCCCGGCGGTGCTGGGCCTGGCGCAGTTCGACGTGTGGTCCCGGCGCCAGGCCACGTTGCGGATCGCGCTGGACGGCCTCACCGTCGCGTTGTGCTCATTCCTGTTGGCATGGATCTTCGCGCTGCATCAGGTGTTCGACACATATCGCGACGACACGTTCGCGCTCGGGCTCGCGGTCTTCTATCCCGTCGCCGACATCGTGATCCTCGCGGTGGCCGTCGCGGTGCTGGCCCGTGTCGACGCGACCCACCGTGCGGTGCCTGCGCTGTTGGTGCTCGGGTTCGCCCTGATGACCGTTACCGACAGCGCGTTTGCCTATGCCGTCGCGGCGGGCAGCTATCAGACGGGCAGCTTCATCGATCTGGGCTGGGCCGGGGCGCTCGTCGCGATCTGCGTCGCGTCGGTGCTCAGCCGCGGAGATTCGCCTCCGCGGTTGCCGAGCGTGCTGGTGCCGTCGAACACCGCGCTGTGGGCGCCGTACGTACCGCTGCTGTTGGCGGGGACGATCGGGCCGCTGATGGTCATGACGGGTCTGTTGCGCTACCTCGTCCCTGTCATCGTCGTCGCGGTGTGTCTGCGGCAGATGGTCGCGGCATGGGAGAACCGGCAGCTGTTGCGGGCCGCCGCCGAGCAGGCTTTCCGCGACCCGCTGACCGGACTGGCGAACCAGACGTTGTTCTACGACCGGCTGGCGCACGCGTTGATGCTGAGCTCCCGCCACGGACACCGGGTCGCGGTGGTGTTCCTCGACCTCGACGACTTCAAGCTGGTCAACGACAGCGTCGGCCATCTCGAAGCGGACGGGCTGCTGGTCAAGGTCGGGCAACGGATCGCCGGCTGCGCGCGCGCCGGTGACACGGTCGCCCGGATGCGGGGCGACGAATTCGCGCTGCTGCTCGAAGGCGAGCACGACGATTCGCAGCTGATCGCCGAACACGTCGTCGACGCGTTCGACGAACCCTTCCTGGTGCACGGGGAACAGATCCTGTTGCGCCCCAGCGTCGGGGTCGCGGCGGCCGCGACGCGGGAGGCGCAGATCGCGCCGCACACGTTGGTCGGCCGCACCGAGACCGCGATGCGGACGGCTAAGCGGTCCCGGTCCTCGCGGGTGCACGTCTTCGATGCCTCCTGCGAGTCTGCCGAGCCGGATATCGTTGCACCCCAAAGCGTTTCGGTGCAGAACTGGCCCGACGGCGCGGCCAAGATCCGGTTGCTGGGGGAGTTGCGCCGCGCCCTCGACGACGACGAATTCCGCATGGTGTACCAACCCAAGGTGGACCTGCGTTCCGGGCAGATCGTCGGGGTCGAGGCGCTGCTGCGGTGGCTGCACCCCAGGCTGGGGTTGCTGGGCCCGGATGCCTTCCTGCCTCTGGTCCGTCAGCACGGACTGATGCGCCCGGTCACCGACACGGTGCTCGACAAGGTTTTCGGTGATGCGGCACGGTGGATCTCCGGCGGGGTACCGATGCCGGTGGCGGTCAACCTGTTCGCCCCGATCCTGCGGGACGCCGGACTGCCGACTGCTCTGGGCCAGGCGCTGGGGCGTCGGGGTCTGCCTGCGGAACTGCTGACCTTGGAGATCACCGAGGATCTCGTCCTGCACGACTTCGACGTGGTGACCGGGGTGCTCGCCCAGTTGCGCGGCTTCGGCATCCGGGTGGCCATCGACGATTTCGGCAGCGGCTTCTCGGCGCTGTCCTATCTGCGCGAACTGCGGGTCGACGAGATCAAGCTGGACCGCCATTTCATCTCGACGGTGACGAGTGACCCGCGCACCGCGGCAGTGGTCCGTGCCGTCATCGACCTCACCCACGACCTGGGCAGCGTCGTGGTGGCCGAGGGAGTCGAGGACGCGGCCACCGTCGCGTGGCTTCGGGACGCCAACTGCGATGTCGCCCAGGGTTACTTCTTCGGCAGGCCGATCGAGGCGGCCGCCGTCCCGGAGCTGGTCGGTCTGCCCGCCGAGCACCTCTGAAGCGGAGCCGCGCGGTCAGGGCCGCGGCGGAGCCGGTGGCCTCGTCGACGGCGGGGCCGACGGTGTCTGCATGCCGGGCATCATCCCGCCCGGCATCGGCATCATCCCGCCCTGCATGCCGGGCATCATCCCGCCGTGCATGCCCGGCATCATGCCGGGGCCGCCGTACATTCCGGGGCCCCAGGACTCGCCGTGGTGGAAGGGTCGGTCGCCGCGGTGCCAGTCCTGGTCGTCATCCCCGCCTGAGTTCTGGCCGACCACGAAACCCAGTAAGAAGATGACGGCGACGATCACCAGCGACCCGGCGACGATGCCGATCCATGCCGCGACCTGGGTGACGCGGTTGGACCGGTTCTGCGCACCGTAGGGCGGCGGTTGATGGGGTGGTGGCTGCGGCGGGGGCACCGGCGGCGGGGTCGCCGATGGTGGCGGCACGGCCCCCTGGGGGGCGGCGTCCGGGACCTGAGGACTCTGCGGCTCGCTCATGACTCGATCGTCCTCCTCTCGGTCGCCGACGCGCTACGGCCATCCGCCGCGTCATCCGCCGCGTCGATGTGCTCGCGGACCAGTCGCGGGTACCGGCCGCGGTCCGGCCGGAAGATGTCGTGCGGTGAGTCGACGAATTCGTGCAGCTTCGCGGCGGGGAAGTCCGCGCGGTAGCGCGCCCACGCCGCGTCGTCGACGATCGGCGCGTTCGGGCTGCGGACCACCAGCAGCGGTGGCTGCCGGCACGCCAGCGGCTCCCACAACGACTGTGTTCTCGCGGCGCGGATCGTCGCGAATCCGGCCGCGCGGTCGACCCGCTCACCGACCGGCGTGCCGCGCCAGCGCCCCTCGAGCAGGCGGGTGACGATGTCGTCGGACAGTGCGATCTCCTGCGGTACGTAGTCGCCGATCGACACCGAGCGCACCCGGTCCGGGTTGGCCAGGGCCCACAGCAGCGCGTACGGGGTCCCGCGCGAGAACGTCATCACGTGCACCGGGCCGTCGGTGACGTCGTCGACCACGGCGCCGACATCGCCGGCGAGGGTGTCCGAGTCGAACGGTCCGGACCGCGCATGGCTGTGGCCGTGGCCCCGCAGTTCGACGACGACAGCCCGCCGGCCCAGGACAGGCAGGACCTCGGTGTAATCGTCGGCGACACAGGTGAACCCGGGCACGAACACCACGGGTGCCCCGAGGTCGTCACCGCCGGAGTCCAGGTAACGCAGGCGCGCGCCGGCGTGCTCGGTGAAGCGAAACTCCGGCATGGGCCGAGTGTGTCAGCCCTTCGGCGGGACCGGGGCGGCGGCCTGCACTGCCGGGACGCCGGTCTCGGCCTTCATCCGCTCGAACAACTCGACGTAGTACGGCGTGCACTGCGCCAGCGCCTGTTCGGTGGTGAACAGCGGCCGGTAGCCCAGATCGCGTTCGGCCTTCGCGATGGAGAAGTAGTTGTCCAGGTAAAGGCGTTCCACCGCAAGCGGTTCCAGCAGCGGCTTGGGTAGCCCGAACTTGAAGTGCAGGAACTGCCAGGCCATCATCGCCGCCCACACCAGCCGGCCGGGCATCCACAGCGACGGCCACGGTTGGCCGCAGGCCTCCACCACCGGCCGGGAGAACTCGAACATGTTGATCGGCTCGCCGTCGTTGATGAAGTACGCCTGGCCCGGTGCGGTCCCGCCCTCGACGAGGTGCTCGGCGGCCAGGATGAAGCCGTGCACCAGGTTGTGCACGTAGGAGTTGTCGAGCTTGACGTTCTTGCTGCCGACCAGCACCTTCACGTGACCGGCCAGCACGCTCTCGAAGACCTTGCGGAACATGGTCTGGTCGCCCCGGCCCCAGATCCCGCTGGGCCGGATCGAGCAGGTCAGCAAGCCCGAGACCCCGTTCTGCGACAGCACGAACTTCTCGGCGACCACCTTGGTCTCGGTGTAGAGATCGTTGAAACGCTGGGTGTACGGCAGGGTTTCGTCTCCGCCGGCGATGCGCTGCCCGCCCATCACCACACTGTTGGACGCGGTGTAGACGAAGCGTTTGGTGCCTGCCTTCTGCGCGGCCCGCACCAGGTTCTCGGTCCCGGTGACGTTCACCGCGAAGCTGCGCTGCCGGTACTCCTCGGTGACCGACGCGCCGCCCATCAGGTCGATGACCGCGGCGGTGTGGAACACGGTGTCGACCGTGTCTGCGCCGGTGCCCACCGCACGGGCGACGTCGTCGGGGTTCGTGATGTCGCCGACGGACACCTCAAGCCGAGGGTGTTCCGGCATCGGTGACGGAACCCGGTCGAACGAGCGCACCCGCAGGCCCCGCTTCAGGAGTTCGGTGACCAGGTTGGCGCCGACAAACCCGGAGCCGCCGGTGACCAGCACGTGGCCGAGTTCTGTGCGCAGCGAGGCATCACCCATGCGGGCAGACTAACTGAAACGTGTTCCAATTTCGAGAGCTGAGCGGAAAACCCGTTCCCGCCTCACACGTCCTCTTCGGCATTGGAGGCCAGTGCCTTCTCGACCCGCTCGCGAGCGCCGGCTAAGTGCTCCTCACACCGTTTCGCCAGCTGTTCACCTCTTTCCCAGAGTTTCAGCGACGAATCGAGGTCGAGGCCACCGTGCTCAAGCTGCTCCACGACATCGATCAGTTCGTCGCGCGCCTGTTCGTATCCGAGTTGACTAATAGGCTTCACTGTTCCCCCTCGCTCGTCGCTGTGATCGCGCCGTCGCCGACCCGCACCCGCAGCCTGGTGCCCGCCGGGGCGTCGGCGACCGACCCGAGGATCTGTGGTTCACCGGAGTCCGGGATCGTCTGCACCACCGCGTAACCCCGGGCCAGCGTCGCCGCGGGACCCAGTGTCGCCAGCCGTGCCGACAGGTGCCCGATGCGCTCCGATTCCCTCGTCAACAGCCGGGTGATGTCGCGCCGGGCCGCGGCGCGGGCGCGGTGCACCTCGTCGGCGCGGGCGTCGATGGCCGCGAGCGGCCGGGCCAGCACCGGCCGGCTGCGCAGCTGCGCGACGACGTGCGCCTCACGGTTCACCCAGTTGCGCAGCGCGCGGGCGCTGCGGCGCCGCAGATCCGAGATCAGCGCCTGCTCGGCGGCGGTGTCGGGCACGATCCGCTTCGCCGCGTCGGTCGGCGTCGCCGCGCGCAGGTCGGCCACCAGGTCACACAGCGGATTGTCCGGTTCGTGTCCGATCGCGCTGACCACCGGCGTGGTGCACCGGGAGATCTCACGGCACAGCGTCTCGTCGGAGAACGGCAGCAGATCCTCGACGCTGCCGCCGCCACGCGCCAGCACGATCACGTCGACCTCCGGGTCGGCGTCGAGCGCGCGCAGGGCCTCGACGATCTGGGGGACCGCGTTGGGCCCCTGCACCACGGTGTTGCGCACCGCGAACCGCACGGCGGGCCATCTGCTGGATGCGACGGCCATGATGTCGTGCTCGGCTGCCGAGGCGCGGCCGGTGATCAAGCCGATGGTGCCCGGCAGGAACGGGATGGGCCGCTTCAGCCGGGGGTCGAACAGCCCTTCGGCATCGAGCAGGCGGCGCAGCCGCTCGATGCGGGCCAGCAGTTCGCCGATCCCGACCGCGCGGATCTCACTGACCCGCAGCGAGAACGTGCCGCGGCCGGTGTAGAAGTTCGGCTTGCCGTAGACGATCACCTGGGTGCCGTCGGTCATCTTCACCGGCGCGTTGACGACCAGGTCGCGCGGACATGTCAGCGACAGCGACATGTCGGCCGCCGGATCCCGAAGGGTGATGAACGCGGTGTTGGAGTTCGGGCGCAGCGTCAGCTGGGCGATCTGGCCCTCGACCCACACCGCGCCGAGCTTGTCGATCCATCCGGCCACGCGGATGGCCACCCCGCGGACCGGAAACGGGTTGTCCGCCGATTGTCCGGGGTCGCCGTCCGCCCTCGCCGAGGTCACTTCGCCGACGCGCGCGTGATCCTGTTGGCCAGCAGCGTCTGGTACGGCGCGCGCGCCTTCGTGGACTCCTCGTAGGCGAGCAGCGCCTCCAGATCCGGCACGCGCAGCGACGTCAGCCGGGCCCGCAGCTGGGCCAGGGTCAGCGAGTCGTATTCGATCTCGGCCGCGATGTCCGGGGCATCCGGTGCGGTCGCCGGCGGCTCCGTCACCGATTCGGCCTTCGCGATGTCGGGATCACCGCTGAACAGCGCGAACCGTCCCTCGGTCAGCCGCTCCCCGTCGCGCACGGGGAGATCGACGACGTCCCCGAGATCCGCGTCGTCCGTGTTGTGGCTGCCCCCGGAGTCAAGATCCTCGTCGAACGTCGCCCACTCCGGTTGTTCGTCCTTGGGCGGGAAGATCGACTCCAGCGTCTCGTCGCCCTTGATCACCAACTCCGCGACGTCCTGCTGCATCTTCATGACAAGCTGGGCGATCTGGCTGGCGATCGTCATCGGGTACATCAGGATGGTCTGGGGGAGCTTGCGGGTCTCCTCGATGGCGGTCACTGCCGCACCTACGAGCAGCCGGACGCCATACGGTGCAGTTGACATGCGCACAGCCTACGGCTGGGCGGTTCGGCCGGCCGGTAAGTACCCTGGACTCATGCCGCCGACTGTCAACATGGGCATCCCTGGTGCCGCGAGCTCAGTAGCCGAACGGACGGCAGGTAAACGAGTTCTTCTCGCCGAACCGCGCGGCTACTGCGCCGGCGTGGACCGCGCCGTGGAGACCGTCGAACGCGCCTTGGAGAAGCACGGCGCCCCTGTTTACGTCCGGCACGAGATCGTGCACAACCGCTACGTCGTCGACACGCTGGCCAAGGCCGGTGCGGTGTTCGTCGAGCAGACCGACGAGGTCCCGGAGGGGGCCATCGTGGTGTTCTCCGCGCACGGTGTCGCGCCCTGGGTGCACGAGGAGGCGGCTGCACGCAATCTGCAGACCATCGACGCCACCTGCCCGTTGGTGACCAAGGTGCACAACGAGGCCAAGCGCTTCGCCCGCGACGACTACGACATCCTGCTCGTCGGCCACGAGGGCCACGAGGAGGTCGTCGGGACCGCCGGTGAGGCGCCCGACCACGTCCAGGTCGTCGACAACCCCGACGCCGTCGACAAGGTCACCGTGCGCGACCCGAACAAGGTGATCTGGCTGTCGCAGACCACGCTGAGCGTCGACGAGACGATGGAGACGGTGCGCCGGCTCCGCGAGAAGTTCCCGACGCTGCAGGACCCGCCCAGCGACGACATCTGCTACGCGACCCAGAACCGTCAGGTCGCGGTCAAGGCGATGGCGCCGGAGTGCGAGCTGGTGATCGTCGTCGGATCGAAGAACTCGTCGAACTCGGTGCGCCTCGTCGAGGTCGCGCTCGGCGCCGGTTCCGCCGCCGCACACCTGGTCGACTACGCCGAGGACATCGACCCGGCCTGGTTCTCCGGGGTCACCACGGTCGGCGTCACCTCCGGGGCCTCGGTGCCCGAGATCCTGGTGCGCGGGGTGCTGGACCGGCTGGCCGACTACGGCTACGACACCGTGCAACCGGTGACCACCGCCAACGAGACGCTCGTCTTCGCCCTGCCGCGGGAGATCCGCCCGGCGCGCGCGTGAACCTCGTGCGCCGCAGGGCCGGCGGAGCGCTGCTCGCCATCCTGCTGCTGGTGCTCGCCGGCTGCAGCGACGCCGGGGACCGCCTCGCCGACACCGTGCACGGCTTCGCCGACGCGCTCGGCCGCGGCGACGCGGCAGCCGCTGCGGCACTGACATCGGACTCCGCCGGCGCCACCGCGACCCTGACCGAACTGTTCGCCAGCCTCGGCGACGAGGTCGGCTTCGACGTGCCGACGGTCTCGCGCGAGGAGAACTCGGCGCGGTTCACGCTGGCCGCCACCTGGAAGTTCGGTCCCGAGAAGGCCAACGAGTGGACCTACACCACCGAGGGCACCGCGACCGAGAAGGACGGTGACTGGGTCGTCGACTGGAACCCGGCGACCGTCGCGCCCGGCCTGGACGCCGGCCCGCTGTCCTACACCAACTTGGCCCCGCAGCCGGCCGCGCGCGTCCTGGACCGCACCGGCGCCGAACTGCTCACCCAGCACATCGTCACCCTGGTCGACCTGGCGCCCGGGGTCGACGTGAACGCCGTTGCGGCCCTGCTCAATCCGATCGCGCCGACGATCACCGCGCAGTCGCTGACCGGTGATCTGGCCGAAGCCGCGGGCAAGCCCGTCACCGCGATCACGGTGCGCGCGGAAGACCTGGCGCCGATCCAGGAGCCGCTGGCCGCGCTGCCGAATGTGACGCTGCGACCGCAGACCCGGCTGCTGGCCACCGATCGTGCGCTGACCTCGCCGACCCTGGCGGGGCTCGGCGAGCTGTGGCAGCAGCGCACCGACGACGCCACCGGCTGGGCGGTCCTCGCCGAAACCCCGGCCGGCGCCAAGCATGTCGGCGGCCAGGATGCGTCGCCGGTCGGCGACATCGCCAGCACACTCGACATCGGCATGCAGCTGGCCGCCGAGGCCGCGCTGGCCCCGCTGACCACCCCCGCCGCGCTGGTGGCGGTCCAGCCGTCGACGGGCAACCTGCTCGTCGTCGCGCAGAACGCGCCCGCCGACGCGCAGGGCGCGATCGCGCTCACCGGCCTCTATCCGCCGGGCTCGACGTTCAAGACCGTGACGGTGTCGGCGGCGCTGCAGGCAGGGCAGGTCACCCCGGACAGCATCGTCGGCTGCCCGGGCACCGAGAACATCGAGGGCAGGCAGATCCCCAATGACGACAACTTCGAACTCGGCGACGTCCCGCTGCACACCGCGTTCGCGAAGTCGTGCAACACCACGATGGGACGGTTGGCGGTCGGGCTGCCCGCGGACGGTCTCACCAAGGCCGCCGCGCAGCTGGGCCTCGGTATCGACTACGTCGCCCCGGGGATGACGACGGTCACCGGTTCGGTGCCCGTCGCGGACACGCCTGCGCTGCGCGTGGAAGAGGGCATCGGACAGGGCAAGGTCACCGCGTCGCCGTTCGGGATGGCTCTGGTCGCCGCGACGCTGGCTCGCGGATCGGTACCCGCGCCCGCGATCGTCGAGGGGGCGCCCGGGGTTTCGGACACCACCCCGGAGCCGCTGCCGCCGAGCGTCGACGAGCAGGTGCGGGCGATGATGCGCGAGACGATCACCGGCGGCACCGCCACCCAGCTCCAGGACATCCCCGACATGCTCGGCAAGACCGGAACCGCGGAGTACGTCAATTCCCAGGTCGACGAACAACGGG carries:
- a CDS encoding 4-hydroxy-3-methylbut-2-enyl diphosphate reductase, yielding MPPTVNMGIPGAASSVAERTAGKRVLLAEPRGYCAGVDRAVETVERALEKHGAPVYVRHEIVHNRYVVDTLAKAGAVFVEQTDEVPEGAIVVFSAHGVAPWVHEEAAARNLQTIDATCPLVTKVHNEAKRFARDDYDILLVGHEGHEEVVGTAGEAPDHVQVVDNPDAVDKVTVRDPNKVIWLSQTTLSVDETMETVRRLREKFPTLQDPPSDDICYATQNRQVAVKAMAPECELVIVVGSKNSSNSVRLVEVALGAGSAAAHLVDYAEDIDPAWFSGVTTVGVTSGASVPEILVRGVLDRLADYGYDTVQPVTTANETLVFALPREIRPARA
- a CDS encoding penicillin-binding transpeptidase domain-containing protein; amino-acid sequence: MNLVRRRAGGALLAILLLVLAGCSDAGDRLADTVHGFADALGRGDAAAAAALTSDSAGATATLTELFASLGDEVGFDVPTVSREENSARFTLAATWKFGPEKANEWTYTTEGTATEKDGDWVVDWNPATVAPGLDAGPLSYTNLAPQPAARVLDRTGAELLTQHIVTLVDLAPGVDVNAVAALLNPIAPTITAQSLTGDLAEAAGKPVTAITVRAEDLAPIQEPLAALPNVTLRPQTRLLATDRALTSPTLAGLGELWQQRTDDATGWAVLAETPAGAKHVGGQDASPVGDIASTLDIGMQLAAEAALAPLTTPAALVAVQPSTGNLLVVAQNAPADAQGAIALTGLYPPGSTFKTVTVSAALQAGQVTPDSIVGCPGTENIEGRQIPNDDNFELGDVPLHTAFAKSCNTTMGRLAVGLPADGLTKAAAQLGLGIDYVAPGMTTVTGSVPVADTPALRVEEGIGQGKVTASPFGMALVAATLARGSVPAPAIVEGAPGVSDTTPEPLPPSVDEQVRAMMRETITGGTATQLQDIPDMLGKTGTAEYVNSQVDEQRAHGWFVGIRGDLALAVFVGDAGSSGPAVDAAGGFLRAIG
- the xseA gene encoding exodeoxyribonuclease VII large subunit translates to MTSARADGDPGQSADNPFPVRGVAIRVAGWIDKLGAVWVEGQIAQLTLRPNSNTAFITLRDPAADMSLSLTCPRDLVVNAPVKMTDGTQVIVYGKPNFYTGRGTFSLRVSEIRAVGIGELLARIERLRRLLDAEGLFDPRLKRPIPFLPGTIGLITGRASAAEHDIMAVASSRWPAVRFAVRNTVVQGPNAVPQIVEALRALDADPEVDVIVLARGGGSVEDLLPFSDETLCREISRCTTPVVSAIGHEPDNPLCDLVADLRAATPTDAAKRIVPDTAAEQALISDLRRRSARALRNWVNREAHVVAQLRSRPVLARPLAAIDARADEVHRARAAARRDITRLLTRESERIGHLSARLATLGPAATLARGYAVVQTIPDSGEPQILGSVADAPAGTRLRVRVGDGAITATSEGEQ
- a CDS encoding exodeoxyribonuclease VII small subunit encodes the protein MKPISQLGYEQARDELIDVVEQLEHGGLDLDSSLKLWERGEQLAKRCEEHLAGARERVEKALASNAEEDV
- a CDS encoding lipid droplet-associated protein gives rise to the protein MSTAPYGVRLLVGAAVTAIEETRKLPQTILMYPMTIASQIAQLVMKMQQDVAELVIKGDETLESIFPPKDEQPEWATFDEDLDSGGSHNTDDADLGDVVDLPVRDGERLTEGRFALFSGDPDIAKAESVTEPPATAPDAPDIAAEIEYDSLTLAQLRARLTSLRVPDLEALLAYEESTKARAPYQTLLANRITRASAK
- a CDS encoding 3-beta-hydroxysteroid dehydrogenase, giving the protein MGDASLRTELGHVLVTGGSGFVGANLVTELLKRGLRVRSFDRVPSPMPEHPRLEVSVGDITNPDDVARAVGTGADTVDTVFHTAAVIDLMGGASVTEEYRQRSFAVNVTGTENLVRAAQKAGTKRFVYTASNSVVMGGQRIAGGDETLPYTQRFNDLYTETKVVAEKFVLSQNGVSGLLTCSIRPSGIWGRGDQTMFRKVFESVLAGHVKVLVGSKNVKLDNSYVHNLVHGFILAAEHLVEGGTAPGQAYFINDGEPINMFEFSRPVVEACGQPWPSLWMPGRLVWAAMMAWQFLHFKFGLPKPLLEPLAVERLYLDNYFSIAKAERDLGYRPLFTTEQALAQCTPYYVELFERMKAETGVPAVQAAAPVPPKG